In Deltaproteobacteria bacterium, the following proteins share a genomic window:
- the fusA gene encoding elongation factor G, with translation MAHIDAGKTTTTERILFYTGKSHRMGEVHDGDTVMDWMEQEQERGITITSAATTCAWKNYRINIIDTPGHVDFTIEVERSLRVLDGAVAVFDGVNGVEPQSETVWRQADRYKVPRICFINKMDRVGANFHGSVQTIVERLEATPVCIQIPIGAEDRFHGVVDLVSMKALLWPDAGQGDRMEEAEIPSDLMEEVRAYREKLLDKVTEVDEALADKYLMGEEISESEIVAALRKGTIAMKFFPVLCGSAFKKKGVQPLLDAVLRYLPSPLDVAAMHGKDPAREDHEIECKTDWGANLAALSFKIASDPFSGALTYVRVYSGILKVGDQVFNPREQKKERIQRLVRMHANSREEIQEIKAGDIGAVVGLKFAATGDTLCHVSHPIVLESIQLPEPVISVAIEAKSSADQEKMMAGLQRLEREDPSCRLRIDSETGQTLLSGMGELHLEILVDRLLREYKIQANVGKPQVSYRETISKSARAESRVERVIAGENQFGHAMVEVKPLTAGAGFKFTNLVPPERLPKTMSGPIEQGIKESLENGVLAGFLTTDLEVVLVGAEYNQDTASEMAYKVAGANAFREAARKAEPQLLEPMFKVEVVTPDEFMGGVIGDLNSRRGKVLSMSAKAGRQVIDAESPLMAMFGYATDLRSLTQGRGTFSMEFKQFAATPPRVSQEILQKLGRI, from the coding sequence ATGGCCCATATCGATGCGGGCAAGACCACTACGACAGAGCGAATTTTATTTTACACTGGAAAGTCTCACCGGATGGGTGAAGTTCATGACGGCGATACAGTCATGGACTGGATGGAACAAGAACAAGAACGTGGAATTACAATCACGTCGGCTGCGACCACGTGCGCTTGGAAAAACTATCGCATCAATATCATCGATACTCCGGGACACGTGGATTTCACGATTGAAGTCGAGCGCAGTTTGCGGGTCCTTGACGGAGCGGTCGCTGTTTTTGACGGCGTGAATGGTGTGGAGCCGCAGTCGGAAACCGTTTGGCGCCAAGCAGATCGTTATAAAGTTCCACGCATTTGCTTTATCAATAAGATGGATCGGGTTGGCGCAAATTTTCACGGTAGCGTCCAAACGATTGTCGAGCGCCTTGAAGCCACACCGGTTTGTATTCAGATTCCAATCGGAGCTGAAGATCGCTTTCACGGAGTCGTCGACCTCGTTTCGATGAAAGCTCTACTTTGGCCTGATGCTGGCCAGGGCGATCGAATGGAAGAGGCCGAAATTCCGTCTGACCTCATGGAAGAAGTGCGTGCCTACCGAGAAAAACTTCTCGATAAAGTGACGGAAGTCGATGAGGCTCTCGCGGATAAATATTTGATGGGCGAAGAAATTTCGGAATCAGAAATCGTCGCCGCGCTTCGCAAGGGCACTATCGCCATGAAATTTTTCCCGGTGCTCTGCGGATCTGCATTCAAGAAAAAAGGCGTTCAACCACTTCTTGATGCTGTTCTTCGCTACTTGCCAAGTCCACTAGATGTCGCGGCGATGCATGGCAAAGATCCAGCGCGCGAAGATCATGAGATCGAATGTAAAACCGATTGGGGTGCGAACCTCGCGGCTCTTTCATTCAAGATCGCAAGTGATCCGTTTTCTGGAGCGCTCACTTACGTGCGAGTTTATTCGGGCATCCTCAAAGTAGGCGACCAAGTCTTCAACCCGCGCGAACAAAAGAAAGAGCGAATCCAGCGACTTGTTCGCATGCATGCGAACTCGCGCGAGGAGATTCAAGAAATCAAAGCAGGTGATATCGGTGCCGTTGTCGGACTCAAATTTGCGGCGACCGGAGATACTCTCTGCCATGTTTCCCATCCGATCGTGCTAGAATCGATCCAACTTCCCGAGCCCGTGATCTCAGTTGCCATTGAGGCGAAGTCTTCCGCCGATCAAGAAAAAATGATGGCTGGTCTTCAGCGCTTAGAGCGCGAGGATCCTTCATGTCGTTTGCGGATCGATTCTGAAACAGGACAGACGCTTTTATCGGGAATGGGTGAACTGCATTTAGAAATTCTCGTCGATCGACTTTTGCGTGAATACAAAATTCAAGCAAACGTAGGTAAGCCACAGGTCAGTTACCGTGAAACCATATCGAAGTCCGCACGCGCAGAATCTCGAGTTGAACGAGTGATCGCTGGTGAAAACCAGTTCGGCCACGCCATGGTTGAAGTGAAGCCTTTGACCGCTGGAGCAGGATTTAAATTTACGAATCTCGTTCCGCCTGAGCGTCTGCCAAAAACAATGAGTGGACCGATCGAACAAGGGATAAAAGAGTCGCTTGAAAATGGCGTCTTGGCAGGATTCTTGACGACCGATTTAGAGGTCGTCTTGGTTGGAGCCGAATACAACCAAGATACTGCATCGGAAATGGCCTACAAAGTTGCGGGTGCAAATGCGTTTCGGGAGGCTGCCCGAAAGGCAGAGCCGCAGCTTCTTGAGCCAATGTTTAAAGTGGAAGTGGTTACGCCCGACGAATTTATGGGTGGCGTGATTGGTGATCTAAATTCGCGACGCGGAAAAGTTTTGTCGATGAGTGCGAAAGCGGGTCGGCAGGTCATCGATGCGGAAAGCCCCCTTATGGCAATGTTTGGCTATGCGACGGATTTGAGATCGCTGACTCAAGGGCGCGGTACATTCTCAATGGAATTCAAGCAGTTCGCCGCGACTCCGCCACGAGTTTCTCAGGAAATTCTTCAAAAACTGGGACGAATTTAG
- the rpsJ gene encoding 30S ribosomal protein S10 codes for MQSQKIRIRLKAFDHKLLDQSTREIVETARRTGARVAGPIPLPTRINRYTVLRSPHVDKKSREQFEIRTHKRMLDILEPTQQTVDQLMKLDLSAGVDVEIKLSQT; via the coding sequence ATGCAAAGTCAGAAGATCCGCATTCGACTGAAGGCATTTGATCACAAGCTTCTCGATCAATCGACTCGAGAAATTGTGGAAACGGCTCGACGCACAGGTGCGCGAGTTGCGGGACCAATCCCGTTGCCAACACGAATTAATCGCTACACAGTTCTTCGCTCGCCACACGTTGATAAAAAATCGCGCGAGCAGTTCGAGATCCGCACTCATAAGCGCATGCTCGATATCCTAGAGCCGACTCAGCAGACAGTTGACCAGTTGATGAAGCTCGATCTCTCGGCCGGTGTGGACGTAGAGATCAAATTGTCGCAAACGTAA
- the rplC gene encoding 50S ribosomal protein L3: MTDSGEQQVTADAGTAEQSAASSGIKLRGLFLKKVGMTSVYGDAGEMIPVTVLKMEPWVVTQLKTTEKDGYQAVQIASGPKKAVRTSNAERGHLKKAGFENGAQYIREIRQELAGDMKVGSQVTIDTFAKGDVVKVTSTSKGKGFAGSVRRYGFAGGPASHGSKFHRQPGSSGNRTWPGRVMPGKRFPGHLGADTVTVNNVKVVDVLHDENVILVKGPVPGARNSLVKLVKE, from the coding sequence ATGACAGATTCGGGTGAACAGCAAGTAACCGCTGATGCAGGGACGGCAGAACAATCTGCGGCGTCTTCTGGCATTAAGTTGCGTGGGCTGTTTCTTAAAAAGGTAGGCATGACGTCGGTGTACGGCGATGCCGGAGAGATGATTCCAGTGACGGTTCTAAAAATGGAGCCTTGGGTTGTAACGCAACTCAAAACTACCGAAAAAGACGGCTACCAAGCTGTTCAAATCGCTAGCGGTCCTAAAAAAGCGGTTCGCACTTCTAATGCGGAGCGTGGTCATCTTAAAAAAGCAGGGTTCGAAAACGGCGCACAATACATTCGTGAAATCCGCCAAGAACTTGCCGGTGATATGAAAGTTGGAAGTCAGGTTACTATCGACACCTTCGCTAAGGGCGATGTTGTGAAAGTAACTTCGACTTCAAAAGGTAAGGGCTTTGCTGGTTCAGTGCGTCGCTACGGTTTTGCCGGCGGCCCTGCCTCGCATGGTTCGAAGTTCCACCGTCAGCCTGGCTCAAGCGGTAACCGTACATGGCCAGGACGAGTAATGCCAGGGAAGCGATTCCCGGGTCATTTGGGTGCGGACACAGTGACAGTCAATAACGTGAAAGTGGTTGATGTTCTCCACGACGAAAACGTGATCCTCGTTAAGGGTCCTGTTCCGGGAGCTCGCAATTCACTTGTGAAGCTTGTGAAGGAGTAA
- the rplD gene encoding 50S ribosomal protein L4 has protein sequence MATLAVYNWDKKKVGDVELPESVFGQPVRKDVLHTVVRWQLACRRQGTAMTKTKGLVSGGGKKPFKQKGTGNARQGSSRSPLMPGGGTAFGPEPRSYAYTLPKKVRQAGLRSALSFLVKEGRLHIVDDMASTGKTKELAANLEKMGLKKAVLLDSSANAMMTRATRNLPKFRYYGTEGLNVYDLLKFDNAVLSKASIAKIVERCGVEG, from the coding sequence ATGGCAACACTTGCGGTTTACAACTGGGATAAGAAAAAAGTCGGTGATGTTGAACTTCCAGAGTCGGTTTTTGGTCAACCGGTTCGCAAAGACGTTCTTCACACAGTGGTTCGATGGCAGCTTGCTTGTCGCCGTCAGGGTACAGCGATGACTAAGACTAAAGGCCTTGTTTCGGGCGGCGGTAAAAAGCCGTTCAAGCAAAAGGGCACTGGTAACGCACGTCAAGGTTCGAGCCGATCTCCGCTCATGCCTGGCGGTGGTACTGCGTTTGGTCCAGAACCACGTAGCTATGCATACACTCTTCCAAAGAAGGTTCGTCAAGCGGGTCTCCGCAGCGCTCTTTCTTTCCTTGTGAAGGAAGGTCGTCTTCATATCGTTGACGACATGGCTTCAACGGGAAAAACAAAAGAGTTAGCAGCGAACCTTGAAAAAATGGGTTTGAAAAAAGCGGTTCTCTTGGATTCATCTGCTAACGCGATGATGACACGCGCAACGCGCAACCTTCCTAAGTTCCGTTACTACGGAACTGAAGGACTGAATGTTTATGACCTTTTAAAGTTCGACAACGCAGTTCTCTCGAAAGCTTCGATTGCGAAGATCGTCGAACGTTGCGGAGTGGAGGGCTGA
- the rplW gene encoding 50S ribosomal protein L23, translated as MSQVIKAPLISEKNAAHAEDANTYAFEVSLDATKPEIQKAIEKSFNVKVESVRTLICRGKYFRKQMRLGPPKQWKKALVKLKAGEKISIFEGA; from the coding sequence ATGAGTCAAGTTATCAAAGCACCCTTGATCTCGGAAAAAAACGCGGCTCACGCTGAAGACGCGAACACGTATGCGTTCGAAGTTTCTTTGGATGCAACGAAGCCTGAGATCCAAAAGGCAATTGAGAAGTCGTTCAACGTAAAAGTTGAGAGTGTTCGAACCCTTATTTGCCGTGGAAAGTATTTCCGTAAGCAAATGAGACTCGGACCACCAAAACAATGGAAGAAAGCTCTCGTTAAGCTGAAAGCTGGCGAGAAGATTTCGATCTTTGAGGGGGCCTAA
- the rplB gene encoding 50S ribosomal protein L2 — translation MGIKTYRPRTPGLRQKTGFDFAEITKSTPEKSLTEPIRRKAARNNHGQITIRHQGGGHKRRYRVVDFRRTKLEIPAVVTSIEYDPNRTARIALLNYRDGAKAYIVAPIGLNVGDTIISSAQADIKPGNTLPLASIPTGTIIHNVEMRPGKGAQIARGAGVGATLVAKLGQYCQVRLPSGEVRQILSACLASIGQVGNTDNENISIGKAGRNRWKGIRPSVRGMHMNPVDHPLGGGEGVGKGHHPVTPWGQPCKGYKTRHNKRTDNMIIKRRK, via the coding sequence ATGGGCATTAAAACGTATCGTCCCCGGACGCCAGGATTGCGCCAAAAAACAGGATTTGATTTCGCGGAAATCACGAAGTCGACTCCTGAAAAGTCGCTAACAGAACCGATTCGTCGCAAGGCGGCTCGCAACAACCACGGTCAGATTACGATTCGTCACCAAGGTGGCGGTCATAAGCGTCGATACCGAGTGGTTGATTTCCGTCGTACGAAGCTGGAGATTCCCGCAGTCGTTACTTCGATTGAGTATGACCCGAACCGCACGGCTCGCATCGCTCTCTTGAACTATCGCGATGGCGCGAAGGCATACATTGTTGCACCTATTGGCCTGAATGTTGGGGATACCATTATCTCAAGCGCACAAGCCGACATCAAACCAGGGAACACGTTGCCATTGGCTTCGATTCCTACAGGTACCATCATTCACAACGTTGAAATGCGCCCAGGAAAAGGTGCGCAGATCGCTCGTGGTGCTGGAGTGGGAGCAACGTTGGTTGCGAAACTTGGACAGTATTGCCAAGTTCGCCTTCCAAGCGGTGAAGTTCGCCAAATCCTATCGGCGTGTTTAGCGTCGATTGGCCAAGTTGGAAACACTGACAACGAAAACATCAGCATCGGTAAAGCAGGTCGCAATCGCTGGAAGGGCATTCGCCCAAGCGTTCGCGGTATGCACATGAACCCGGTGGATCACCCACTCGGCGGTGGTGAAGGTGTTGGAAAAGGTCACCATCCGGTCACGCCATGGGGTCAGCCTTGCAAAGGGTATAAGACTCGCCATAACAAGCGTACCGATAACATGATCATCAAGCGACGCAAGTAA
- the rpsS gene encoding 30S ribosomal protein S19 produces the protein MARSIKKGPFLDHHLLKKIQVAIEKGDKKIIKTWSRRSTVLPEAVGLSFAVHNGRKFVPVYVTDQMIGHKLGEFAPTRTFHGHAEKKAAASAPKK, from the coding sequence GTGGCACGTTCGATTAAAAAAGGCCCTTTTCTTGATCACCATCTCTTGAAGAAGATCCAGGTGGCGATTGAAAAAGGCGACAAGAAGATTATTAAAACTTGGTCGCGACGTTCGACTGTTCTGCCGGAAGCGGTTGGATTGTCATTCGCGGTTCATAACGGACGCAAATTCGTTCCGGTTTATGTCACTGATCAAATGATCGGTCATAAACTAGGTGAATTTGCACCGACACGTACTTTCCACGGGCACGCTGAGAAAAAAGCAGCTGCCAGCGCTCCAAAGAAGTAA
- the rplV gene encoding 50S ribosomal protein L22, translated as MEIKAYLRNASVGCQKARIIADLVRGKDVNDAIRILAFMPQKPAGMLKKLLESAVANAEAKKVVDVDNLYVKHVSVDMAPSLSRFRPRAQGRATPIKRKSSHFNLVLDER; from the coding sequence ATGGAAATTAAAGCTTACTTAAGAAATGCAAGCGTCGGGTGTCAAAAAGCGAGAATTATCGCTGACCTCGTTCGTGGCAAAGATGTGAACGATGCAATCCGAATTCTTGCATTCATGCCGCAGAAACCGGCTGGAATGTTGAAGAAGCTTTTGGAGTCGGCAGTTGCAAACGCAGAAGCGAAGAAAGTCGTCGATGTCGACAACCTCTACGTGAAGCATGTTTCTGTCGATATGGCGCCGTCGTTGAGCCGGTTCCGTCCGCGCGCTCAAGGTCGTGCAACACCGATCAAGCGCAAAAGCAGTCATTTCAACCTAGTACTGGACGAGAGGTAA
- the rpsC gene encoding 30S ribosomal protein S3 translates to MGQKVNPIGLRVGVIRTWDSRWYAKGPTYIENLHEDFKLRKYLQEKLRHAGVAKIETERAAKKVKVIIHTARPGVVIGKKGAGIDQLKADVQKLTTNEVFVNIQEVRKPDIDAQLVAENIAQQLEKRISWRRALKKAIAAAIRGGVRGIKVQVAGRLDGAEIARTEWYTEKSVPLHTLRADIDYGVARATTAYGIIGVKTWIYKGDIMTQREADEVTRVKS, encoded by the coding sequence ATGGGTCAGAAGGTTAACCCTATTGGGCTTCGCGTAGGTGTGATTCGTACTTGGGACTCGCGTTGGTACGCGAAAGGTCCGACTTACATCGAAAACCTCCACGAGGATTTCAAGCTCCGCAAGTATCTTCAAGAGAAGCTCCGCCATGCAGGCGTTGCGAAAATTGAAACAGAGCGCGCGGCGAAAAAAGTAAAAGTCATCATTCACACGGCTCGTCCGGGTGTTGTGATCGGCAAAAAAGGCGCGGGCATTGACCAGCTTAAAGCTGATGTTCAAAAGCTCACGACTAACGAGGTGTTCGTCAATATTCAGGAAGTTCGTAAACCTGATATTGATGCTCAGCTTGTTGCTGAAAACATTGCGCAGCAGTTGGAAAAACGAATTTCTTGGCGCCGCGCTTTGAAAAAGGCGATTGCGGCAGCGATTCGTGGTGGAGTTCGCGGTATTAAAGTACAAGTCGCTGGCCGTCTTGATGGCGCGGAGATTGCTCGTACTGAATGGTACACAGAGAAGAGCGTTCCACTTCACACACTTCGCGCTGATATCGATTACGGAGTAGCTCGCGCAACGACTGCTTACGGAATCATCGGCGTAAAGACGTGGATCTACAAAGGCGACATCATGACTCAGCGAGAGGCTGATGAGGTGACACGTGTTAAGTCCTAA
- the rplP gene encoding 50S ribosomal protein L16: MLSPKRTKYRKTHKGRRRGFACRANFVAFGDFGLQAAEDCALTARQIEASRIAISRSVKRGGKVWVRAFPHKPVTRKPAEVRMGSGKGNPELWVAVVKPGQVIFEINGVTREQALEAFRLAGHKLPLRTKFLARE; encoded by the coding sequence GTGTTAAGTCCTAAACGTACAAAATATAGAAAGACTCACAAGGGTCGCCGAAGAGGCTTTGCTTGTCGTGCTAACTTTGTTGCCTTCGGAGACTTTGGTCTTCAGGCAGCAGAAGACTGTGCTTTGACGGCGCGCCAAATCGAAGCAAGTCGTATCGCAATCAGCCGCTCGGTAAAACGTGGCGGAAAAGTTTGGGTACGAGCGTTCCCACATAAGCCTGTCACTCGCAAGCCAGCTGAAGTTCGAATGGGATCCGGTAAAGGAAACCCAGAACTATGGGTAGCTGTTGTGAAGCCAGGACAAGTTATTTTTGAAATTAACGGTGTCACACGTGAGCAAGCTCTTGAGGCGTTCCGCCTTGCTGGGCACAAGCTTCCGCTGCGAACCAAGTTCTTGGCTCGGGAGTAG
- the rpmC gene encoding 50S ribosomal protein L29 yields the protein MYFSEISGLTAKELAKMKKELQASMFEARMKNTLGQLANQMVIRDARKDIARINTALTRLVSGVAAPAKKVAKAAKPAAKKTASRGKKG from the coding sequence ATGTATTTTTCAGAAATCTCAGGCCTCACGGCTAAAGAACTCGCGAAGATGAAGAAAGAGCTCCAAGCATCAATGTTTGAAGCTCGTATGAAGAACACGTTGGGTCAGCTAGCAAACCAAATGGTTATTCGTGATGCCCGCAAGGACATCGCTCGAATCAACACAGCTCTTACACGCTTGGTTTCTGGTGTTGCAGCTCCGGCAAAGAAAGTAGCGAAAGCCGCTAAACCTGCCGCAAAGAAGACTGCGTCCCGCGGGAAGAAAGGTTGA
- the rpsQ gene encoding 30S ribosomal protein S17, whose amino-acid sequence MKKPETAGRGRQIEVVGEVVSNKMQKTITVQIYRLIRHKKYGKFMRRSSVFKAHDEKNVAKIGDIVRIVHTRPLSKTKRWALKEVVQQGRGAQEVNT is encoded by the coding sequence ATGAAAAAGCCTGAAACAGCCGGTCGCGGTCGTCAGATTGAAGTTGTTGGAGAAGTCGTCAGCAATAAAATGCAGAAGACAATAACTGTTCAAATCTACCGACTCATCCGTCATAAGAAGTATGGAAAGTTCATGCGTCGAAGCTCGGTCTTCAAGGCGCATGACGAAAAGAATGTGGCGAAAATTGGCGATATCGTTCGCATCGTTCATACTCGTCCGTTGAGCAAAACGAAGCGTTGGGCACTGAAAGAAGTTGTACAACAGGGTCGTGGCGCACAAGAGGTGAACACATGA
- the rplN gene encoding 50S ribosomal protein L14 has protein sequence MIQMQTRLRVADNSGAKEVMCIKVLGGSQRRYASVGDIIVVSIKESMPQSKVKKGDVAKAVVVRTKRKVRRADGTFIRFDDNSAVLINNQKEPIGTRIFGPVARELRAKQFVKIVSLAPEVL, from the coding sequence ATGATCCAAATGCAAACACGCCTCCGAGTTGCAGACAACTCGGGTGCAAAAGAAGTAATGTGTATCAAGGTGTTGGGCGGCTCGCAGCGCCGTTATGCGTCTGTTGGCGACATTATTGTGGTTTCGATTAAAGAATCGATGCCGCAGTCGAAAGTAAAGAAGGGCGACGTGGCGAAAGCCGTTGTTGTTCGCACGAAACGTAAAGTTCGTCGTGCTGATGGCACCTTCATCCGTTTCGACGACAATTCCGCCGTTTTAATTAACAACCAGAAAGAGCCGATTGGAACCCGTATTTTCGGGCCAGTAGCTCGCGAACTCCGTGCAAAGCAATTCGTGAAAATCGTATCGCTTGCACCAGAAGTTCTTTAA
- the rplE gene encoding 50S ribosomal protein L5: MATTKHAKTQNRVQKRYHEEVVSALKKQLDCKSSMQVPRLEKVVINVCLGDATQNPKLVTQAAEELTVIAGQKAVITKAKKAISNFKLRENMPIGARVTLRGDRMWAFMDRLVSLALPRVRDFRGLPPKGFDGRGNYNLGLKEQIVFPEINYDRVDKVRGMNITICTTAEDDAAGKALLEALGMPFRK; the protein is encoded by the coding sequence GTGGCAACAACGAAGCACGCAAAGACACAAAATAGAGTTCAAAAGCGGTATCACGAGGAAGTCGTGAGCGCTCTAAAGAAGCAACTTGATTGCAAGAGCTCAATGCAGGTTCCACGACTTGAAAAAGTTGTGATTAACGTCTGCTTGGGTGATGCAACTCAAAACCCGAAGCTTGTAACACAAGCAGCTGAAGAGCTGACTGTGATCGCAGGTCAAAAGGCAGTTATCACGAAAGCGAAGAAAGCCATTTCGAACTTCAAGCTTCGTGAGAACATGCCGATCGGCGCACGCGTCACACTTCGTGGAGACCGCATGTGGGCGTTCATGGATCGCTTGGTGAGCTTGGCTCTTCCGCGCGTTCGTGACTTCCGTGGTCTACCGCCGAAAGGTTTTGACGGTCGCGGAAACTATAATTTGGGTCTGAAAGAGCAAATCGTTTTCCCAGAGATCAATTATGATCGCGTTGATAAAGTTCGTGGAATGAATATCACGATCTGTACAACTGCAGAAGACGATGCGGCTGGAAAAGCCCTTTTAGAAGCCTTGGGGATGCCATTCCGTAAGTAA
- the rpsH gene encoding 30S ribosomal protein S8 — protein sequence MDTIGEFLTRVRNAGLARHEKVDVPSSKVRVGIANVLKEGGYIRDFKVVKDGKQGMMRIYLRYLDDGRHAITTVDRASRPGRRLYVNCESIPRVRSGFGIAVLSTSKGIMSDKKATEQRLGGELVCTLW from the coding sequence ATGGATACGATCGGTGAATTTCTGACTCGAGTACGCAATGCAGGTCTCGCACGCCACGAAAAAGTGGATGTTCCGAGCTCGAAAGTGCGTGTTGGTATTGCGAATGTTTTGAAAGAGGGCGGATATATTCGCGACTTCAAAGTCGTGAAAGATGGCAAACAAGGTATGATGCGAATCTACTTGCGCTATCTCGACGATGGACGACATGCGATCACGACTGTTGATCGCGCTAGCCGTCCGGGTCGCCGCCTCTATGTGAATTGCGAATCTATTCCACGAGTTCGCTCGGGGTTTGGAATAGCGGTTTTGAGCACGAGCAAAGGTATCATGAGCGATAAAAAAGCGACAGAACAGCGCCTCGGTGGCGAGCTGGTCTGCACGCTCTGGTGA
- the rplF gene encoding 50S ribosomal protein L6, translated as MSRVGKAPVVISNGVQVTISPTNEVVVKGAKASMKVAMRPEVGAKVENNQIVLVRKDDSSEARALHGLYRALVQNAMTGVTTGFTKSLELVGVGYRAAVSGKRLELSLGYSHPIHYPIPEGIEVKVEKQTMISVTGASRELVGQVAAKIRGFRPPEPYLGKGVKYSDEKLRRKEGKSAGK; from the coding sequence ATGTCAAGGGTAGGTAAAGCACCCGTTGTAATTTCCAACGGTGTACAAGTGACGATTTCTCCGACCAACGAAGTGGTCGTCAAGGGCGCGAAAGCGTCAATGAAGGTTGCAATGCGACCTGAGGTTGGAGCGAAGGTTGAAAACAATCAAATCGTCTTGGTTCGTAAAGACGATTCAAGTGAGGCGCGTGCGCTTCATGGGTTGTATCGCGCTCTAGTTCAGAACGCGATGACGGGAGTCACAACTGGCTTCACGAAATCGCTTGAACTGGTTGGTGTCGGATATCGAGCGGCAGTGAGCGGGAAAAGGCTTGAGCTTTCTCTCGGTTACAGCCATCCGATACATTATCCGATTCCAGAGGGCATCGAAGTAAAAGTTGAGAAACAAACAATGATTTCCGTCACCGGTGCGAGCCGTGAGCTTGTCGGCCAAGTAGCCGCCAAGATCCGTGGTTTCCGTCCGCCCGAGCCATACCTTGGAAAAGGTGTTAAATACTCGGACGAAAAGCTGCGTCGTAAAGAAGGAAAGTCGGCAGGTAAGTAA
- the rplR gene encoding 50S ribosomal protein L18, producing the protein MRIRTSKHTATKAVAREKKKLKIRKRVMGSTERPRLCIFRSTKHVYAQVIDDSTGQTLVSASTLDTDGVKGANKDACSAIGKEVAKRAVGKNIKQVVFDRNGYLYHGRVKALADAAREGGLEF; encoded by the coding sequence GTGAGAATTCGTACTTCAAAACATACGGCAACTAAAGCGGTTGCGCGTGAGAAAAAGAAGCTGAAAATCCGCAAGAGAGTGATGGGCTCTACTGAGCGCCCGCGTCTCTGCATTTTCCGAAGCACTAAGCACGTGTATGCCCAGGTCATAGATGATTCGACAGGGCAGACGCTTGTCTCCGCTTCGACTCTCGACACTGATGGTGTCAAGGGCGCGAATAAAGATGCATGTTCGGCGATTGGCAAAGAAGTGGCCAAACGAGCAGTTGGAAAAAACATTAAACAGGTTGTCTTCGACCGCAATGGTTACTTGTACCATGGTCGTGTGAAGGCCCTTGCTGATGCCGCTCGTGAGGGCGGACTCGAATTCTAA
- the rpsE gene encoding 30S ribosomal protein S5: MESNDRRDGGSEFEERVVAIKRVAKVVKGGKRFSFAALVVVGNQTGDVGFGTGKAGEVPEAIGKASRGAKKSFRKVPLIDGRTIAHEVVGTFGAAKVVMRPAAPGTGVIAGGAVRAVLESVGVKDILTKCVGTRNANNAVRATLDGLSQLRSEAVRAE, encoded by the coding sequence GTGGAATCAAACGATAGAAGAGATGGCGGATCTGAATTTGAGGAGCGAGTGGTCGCGATCAAGCGTGTTGCGAAGGTTGTAAAGGGCGGTAAGCGCTTTTCATTCGCAGCGCTCGTGGTTGTAGGAAACCAAACTGGCGACGTTGGATTTGGTACCGGTAAAGCTGGTGAAGTTCCTGAGGCGATTGGCAAAGCAAGCCGTGGCGCAAAGAAGAGTTTCCGAAAGGTTCCTCTTATAGACGGCCGCACGATTGCTCATGAAGTTGTTGGAACGTTTGGGGCAGCGAAAGTTGTCATGCGTCCGGCGGCTCCTGGTACTGGTGTAATTGCCGGTGGTGCAGTTCGCGCGGTTCTTGAGTCAGTTGGTGTAAAAGACATTCTAACGAAGTGTGTTGGTACGCGAAATGCGAACAACGCAGTTCGAGCTACGCTAGACGGTTTGTCACAGCTTCGAAGCGAAGCTGTTCGAGCGGAATAG
- the rpmD gene encoding 50S ribosomal protein L30 produces MAKKFKITLKRSLIGCTVTQRETIRCLGLRHRHQAVVVADNPAMRGQIMKVQHMLDVQVEK; encoded by the coding sequence ATGGCTAAAAAATTTAAAATCACACTGAAGCGAAGCTTGATTGGTTGCACTGTAACTCAGCGCGAAACCATTCGCTGTTTGGGACTTCGTCATCGTCATCAGGCGGTGGTCGTCGCTGACAATCCGGCGATGCGCGGTCAAATCATGAAGGTTCAGCACATGCTGGACGTTCAGGTTGAGAAGTAA